The Sphingopyxis fribergensis genome contains a region encoding:
- the pspC gene encoding envelope stress response membrane protein PspC, whose amino-acid sequence MSASRTKFYLDKQNAKWSGVCSGIADYSGIDVLWVRVGAVLLTLMGGFPWTLIAYWMVAWMGTPKPFALYGSNEEAKFWQGVRSNPTASTRDIKSRFRDIDRRLADIEQYYTSHNRRLADEIDALR is encoded by the coding sequence ATGTCTGCCAGCCGCACAAAATTCTACCTCGACAAGCAGAACGCCAAATGGAGCGGTGTCTGTTCGGGAATCGCGGATTATAGTGGGATTGACGTCCTCTGGGTTCGCGTCGGCGCGGTGCTGCTGACCCTGATGGGCGGCTTCCCCTGGACGTTAATCGCATATTGGATGGTCGCCTGGATGGGTACGCCGAAGCCGTTCGCGCTCTATGGTTCGAATGAGGAAGCGAAATTCTGGCAGGGCGTGCGCAGCAACCCGACCGCTTCGACCCGCGATATCAAGTCGCGCTTCCGCGACATCGACCGCCGGCTTGCCGACATCGAGCAATATTACACCAGCCACAACCGCCGCCTTGCCGACGAGATCGACGCACTGCGCTGA
- the pspB gene encoding envelope stress response membrane protein PspB, translating into MEEVIIVPIVIGTLFLGLPWLILHYITKWKQAKTLTGEDEQLLDELYDTARRLENRLHTVERIISADHPDFRPAVRSDEELAQLENMTNRRN; encoded by the coding sequence ATGGAAGAAGTCATCATTGTCCCGATCGTCATCGGAACGCTCTTCCTCGGTCTGCCCTGGCTGATCCTCCACTATATTACCAAGTGGAAACAGGCCAAGACGCTGACCGGAGAAGACGAACAGCTGCTCGACGAGCTTTACGATACCGCACGGCGCCTGGAAAACCGCCTGCACACCGTCGAACGCATCATCAGCGCCGACCATCCCGACTTCCGCCCCGCGGTACGCAGCGATGAAGAACTGGCGCAGCTCGAAAATATGACAAACCGGAGGAACTGA